A genome region from Limimonas halophila includes the following:
- a CDS encoding substrate-binding periplasmic protein — MQLARKIRVARGVPLAALLAVSALLAWPVRPAANPLDEVTFYTEQFPPLNFRQDGRLRGIAVDIAEAVLKKAGSNQRRGDFRLVQWSKGYGRAMARPDTVLFSTARVPEREDDFIFVAPFAPARLVLFVRERISPKPSNVRELIRSGIEVAVLRDDVGQQVLQRRGVPRAQLVTTGSKASAIELLRRERADAWAYSANAGAYALQQHGLRDAYAITLTLKSGANYFAFNPETDPAAIRAFRNAFYALKREGRIAEIRNQYVR, encoded by the coding sequence ATGCAGCTTGCCCGCAAAATCCGAGTCGCGCGCGGCGTGCCGCTGGCCGCGCTGCTTGCCGTGAGCGCACTGCTCGCCTGGCCCGTGCGGCCGGCGGCGAACCCGCTGGACGAGGTCACCTTCTACACCGAGCAGTTCCCGCCGCTGAATTTCCGCCAAGACGGCCGACTCAGAGGCATCGCGGTGGACATCGCCGAGGCGGTGCTGAAGAAGGCGGGCAGCAACCAGCGGCGCGGGGATTTCCGGCTCGTGCAGTGGTCAAAGGGCTACGGCCGCGCCATGGCCCGGCCCGACACCGTGCTTTTCTCCACCGCGCGCGTGCCCGAGCGCGAGGACGATTTTATCTTCGTGGCGCCCTTCGCGCCGGCGCGCCTGGTGCTGTTCGTGCGCGAGCGCATCTCGCCCAAGCCCTCCAACGTGCGCGAGCTGATCCGAAGCGGGATCGAGGTCGCCGTGTTGCGCGACGACGTGGGCCAACAGGTGCTCCAGCGGCGCGGGGTGCCGCGCGCCCAGTTGGTGACGACGGGGAGCAAGGCCAGCGCGATCGAACTGCTTCGGCGCGAGCGCGCCGACGCATGGGCCTATTCCGCCAACGCCGGGGCCTACGCGCTCCAGCAGCACGGCCTGCGCGACGCCTACGCGATCACGCTGACGCTCAAGTCCGGCGCCAACTACTTCGCCTTCAATCCCGAGACCGACCCGGCCGCCATCCGCGCCTTCCGCAACGCCTTCTACGCCCTCAAGCGCGAAGGCCGGATCGCCGAAATCCGCAACCAGTACGTGCGGTAG
- a CDS encoding aminoglycoside phosphotransferase family protein, with amino-acid sequence MAERADALTAFLADAGWHDAAREPMGGDASARRYERLSGRARTGVLMDAPPPEDVRPFVHVAGVLRGLGFSAPAIEHADPENGFLVLEDFGTRTMAAALADGTPAEPLYRLATDTLIALHRCGVPGEAAVPSYSVDRYLDEARLLTDWFCPAVGVSLSRADVAAYEGAWREALANADLSPRTLVLRDYFPDNLMLLERPGVRACGLLDFQDAVTGPGAYDLASLLQDARRDVSPAIEQAMLARYLNAFPETDAAAFRTAYAVLAAQRHAKVIGIFTRLAYRDGKPDYLRHIPRVWHHLESCLTAPALAPVARWLDARVPPGARRQPEESPA; translated from the coding sequence ATGGCTGAGCGCGCGGACGCCCTGACCGCCTTCCTCGCGGATGCGGGCTGGCACGACGCGGCGCGCGAGCCCATGGGCGGCGACGCCTCGGCGCGGCGCTACGAGCGATTGTCGGGCCGCGCGCGCACGGGCGTGCTCATGGACGCGCCGCCGCCGGAGGATGTGCGCCCCTTCGTCCACGTCGCCGGGGTGCTGCGCGGGCTGGGCTTCAGCGCGCCCGCGATCGAGCACGCCGACCCCGAAAACGGCTTCCTGGTGCTGGAGGACTTTGGCACGCGCACGATGGCGGCGGCGCTGGCGGACGGCACGCCCGCAGAGCCGCTGTACCGCCTGGCCACCGACACCCTGATCGCGCTGCACCGCTGCGGCGTGCCCGGCGAGGCGGCGGTGCCGAGCTACAGCGTCGATCGCTATCTGGACGAGGCGCGGCTGCTCACCGACTGGTTCTGCCCGGCGGTGGGGGTGTCGCTCTCGCGCGCGGACGTGGCGGCCTACGAGGGCGCGTGGCGGGAGGCGCTGGCGAACGCCGACCTGAGCCCGCGAACGCTGGTGCTGCGCGACTACTTCCCCGACAACCTGATGCTGTTGGAGCGGCCGGGCGTGCGGGCGTGCGGCCTGCTGGACTTTCAGGACGCCGTGACCGGGCCGGGCGCCTACGACCTCGCCTCGCTGCTGCAGGACGCGCGCCGCGACGTCTCCCCCGCCATTGAGCAAGCGATGCTGGCGCGCTACCTGAACGCCTTCCCGGAGACCGACGCGGCGGCCTTCCGCACCGCCTACGCCGTCCTGGCGGCCCAGCGCCACGCCAAGGTGATCGGCATCTTCACCCGCCTGGCCTACCGGGACGGCAAGCCCGACTACCTTCGCCACATTCCGCGTGTGTGGCACCATCTGGAAAGCTGCCTCACCGCACCGGCGCTGGCGCCCGTGGCGCGCTGGCTGGATGCCCGCGTGCCGCCGGGCGCGCGCCGCCAACCGGAGGAGTCGCCCGCATGA
- the addB gene encoding double-strand break repair protein AddB, translating into MAGGAPALYTIPPGAPFADALAEGLLAQAGGDALDLARATVILPTRQACRTLHEAFLRQGHGTAMLLPRLIALGDVDAEELLIGADAALAAGGLSAQIPEQMAEARRRLLLTRLIRQWGEASPDAETPTIERATRLAAELARLMDQAENEGLTLNRDVLARLAPEEHAGHWRLTLDFLTIVTEWWPEIAREEGGRGPAERRRRLLHAQAEAWRAEPPQGPVVAAGATGAMPAAAALLDTVARLPQGCVVLPGLDRTADAETWTAVHDDPTHPQHEMARLLAFMGVDREAVGAWRARGGEPTPPARAELVNLALKPASTTPGWRALTDAGEAERERLKLGVKTVSRVDCPGPREEAATIALMLREALTVPGKTAALVTPDRGLARRVASELQRWGIEVADSGGTPLSDTAPGTFLRLTARMLAEGLAPLPLLEALKHPLAAGAMDPGAFKARVRLLETAVLRGPRPEAGFDALMTAVEGSRHAARLKPWLEHLRALAADALDALSAESVGLDRALDAHMRFAEALASTDRQPGAARLWAGDAGEEAAAFAAEVTRAGDAAPPIAGEGYPGVLDGLMQGRVVRPRHSGHPRLAIWGPLEARLQRMDRMILGGLNEGTWPAESDPGPWLSRPMRTQLGLPPVEARIGLMAHDFAQVFSAPEVVLSRATRVEGTPTVPSRWLLRLDAVLDALAPDGDTAVTRLRAGERAWLDWAEQLDRPAERVPTPRPRPCPPVDARPRKLSVTQVETWLRDPYALYAEHVLGLRALDPLDEDPGAAERGSIIHCALAEFVAAYPDALPADPAGELERLGALAFEREQVRPGVRAFWWPRFRRIARWVAEQERARRADGVRLWPEHRGSLELDVPGGFRLTARADRVEHWPDGRIALLDYKTGTVPSAKQVHAGASPQLPLEAAIARAGGFGEVPAGAIAELVYWKLTGGDPPGAVQSVGGKEPDALADTALAGLRALVQAYDDPARPYIARPRPALAPRHTDYDHLARTQAWAGDA; encoded by the coding sequence ATGGCCGGGGGCGCGCCCGCGCTCTACACCATCCCGCCCGGCGCGCCCTTCGCCGACGCGCTCGCGGAAGGGCTGCTCGCCCAGGCGGGCGGCGATGCGCTCGACCTGGCGCGGGCGACGGTCATTCTGCCCACGCGCCAGGCCTGCCGCACGCTGCACGAGGCGTTTCTGCGGCAGGGCCACGGCACGGCGATGCTGCTGCCGCGCCTGATCGCGCTGGGGGACGTGGACGCCGAGGAACTGCTGATCGGCGCCGACGCCGCGCTCGCGGCCGGCGGGCTGAGCGCGCAGATTCCCGAGCAGATGGCGGAAGCGCGCCGGCGCCTGCTGCTGACCCGCCTGATCCGGCAGTGGGGCGAGGCCAGCCCCGACGCCGAAACCCCGACGATCGAGCGCGCCACGCGCCTCGCCGCCGAACTCGCCCGCCTGATGGACCAGGCGGAGAACGAGGGGTTGACCCTCAACCGGGACGTGCTCGCGCGCCTCGCCCCCGAGGAACACGCCGGGCACTGGCGCCTGACGCTCGACTTCCTCACGATCGTCACCGAATGGTGGCCCGAGATCGCGCGCGAGGAAGGCGGCCGCGGCCCGGCCGAGCGCCGCCGCCGCCTGCTGCACGCCCAGGCCGAGGCGTGGCGCGCCGAACCGCCGCAGGGGCCGGTCGTGGCCGCGGGCGCGACGGGCGCGATGCCGGCCGCGGCGGCGCTGCTGGACACCGTGGCGCGCCTGCCGCAGGGCTGCGTCGTCCTGCCGGGCCTGGACCGCACGGCCGACGCCGAAACCTGGACGGCCGTGCACGACGACCCCACGCATCCCCAGCACGAGATGGCGCGGCTGCTCGCCTTCATGGGCGTGGACCGCGAGGCGGTGGGCGCGTGGCGGGCCCGGGGCGGGGAGCCGACGCCCCCGGCGCGGGCGGAGCTGGTCAACCTCGCCCTCAAGCCCGCCAGCACCACCCCCGGCTGGCGCGCGCTCACCGACGCGGGCGAGGCCGAGCGCGAGCGCCTCAAGCTCGGGGTGAAGACCGTGTCGCGCGTGGACTGCCCCGGCCCGCGCGAGGAGGCCGCGACCATCGCGCTCATGCTGCGCGAGGCGCTGACCGTGCCCGGCAAGACGGCCGCGCTGGTGACGCCCGACCGCGGCCTTGCCCGCCGCGTGGCCAGCGAGCTGCAGCGCTGGGGCATCGAGGTGGCGGATTCCGGCGGCACGCCGCTGTCGGACACCGCGCCCGGCACCTTCCTGCGCCTGACCGCGCGCATGCTGGCGGAGGGGCTGGCGCCGCTGCCGCTGCTGGAAGCGCTCAAGCACCCGCTGGCGGCGGGGGCGATGGACCCGGGCGCGTTCAAGGCCCGCGTGCGCCTGCTGGAAACCGCGGTGCTGCGCGGCCCGCGCCCCGAGGCCGGCTTCGACGCCCTGATGACGGCGGTCGAGGGCAGCCGGCACGCCGCCCGCCTCAAGCCCTGGCTGGAGCACCTGCGCGCGCTCGCCGCCGACGCCCTGGACGCGCTTTCGGCCGAGTCCGTGGGGCTGGACCGCGCGCTCGACGCCCACATGCGGTTCGCCGAGGCCCTGGCGAGCACGGACCGCCAGCCGGGCGCGGCGCGGCTGTGGGCAGGCGACGCCGGGGAGGAGGCCGCGGCCTTCGCCGCCGAGGTCACGCGCGCGGGCGACGCCGCGCCGCCCATCGCGGGCGAGGGCTACCCCGGCGTGCTCGACGGGCTGATGCAGGGCCGCGTGGTGCGCCCGCGCCACAGCGGCCACCCGCGCCTGGCGATCTGGGGGCCGCTGGAAGCGCGCTTGCAGCGCATGGACCGCATGATCCTGGGCGGGCTGAACGAGGGCACCTGGCCGGCGGAAAGCGACCCCGGCCCGTGGCTCAGCCGGCCCATGCGCACGCAGCTCGGCCTGCCGCCCGTGGAGGCGCGCATCGGCCTGATGGCGCACGACTTCGCCCAGGTCTTTTCCGCGCCCGAGGTAGTGCTGAGCCGCGCCACGCGCGTCGAGGGCACGCCGACGGTGCCTTCGCGCTGGCTGCTGCGTCTGGACGCCGTCTTGGACGCGCTCGCCCCCGACGGCGACACCGCCGTCACCCGCCTGCGCGCCGGGGAGCGCGCGTGGCTGGACTGGGCCGAGCAGCTGGACCGGCCCGCCGAGCGCGTGCCCACGCCGCGCCCGCGCCCCTGCCCGCCGGTGGATGCGCGCCCGCGCAAGCTCTCGGTGACGCAGGTGGAAACCTGGCTGCGCGACCCCTACGCGCTCTACGCCGAACACGTCCTGGGCCTGCGGGCGCTCGACCCGCTGGACGAGGACCCGGGGGCGGCCGAGCGCGGCTCGATCATCCACTGCGCCCTGGCCGAGTTCGTTGCGGCCTACCCGGACGCCCTGCCCGCCGACCCCGCCGGGGAGCTGGAACGGCTCGGCGCCCTCGCCTTCGAGCGCGAGCAGGTGCGCCCGGGCGTGCGCGCCTTCTGGTGGCCGCGCTTCCGGCGCATCGCCCGCTGGGTGGCCGAGCAGGAGCGCGCGCGCCGCGCGGACGGCGTGCGCCTGTGGCCGGAACACCGCGGCAGCCTGGAGCTGGACGTGCCGGGCGGCTTCCGGCTGACCGCGCGCGCCGACCGCGTGGAGCACTGGCCGGACGGGCGCATCGCGCTGCTGGACTACAAGACGGGCACCGTGCCCTCGGCCAAGCAGGTGCACGCGGGCGCCTCGCCGCAGCTGCCGCTGGAAGCCGCGATCGCCCGCGCCGGCGGCTTCGGGGAGGTGCCGGCCGGCGCCATCGCCGAGCTGGTGTACTGGAAGCTCACGGGCGGCGATCCGCCGGGCGCGGTCCAGTCGGTGGGCGGCAAGGAGCCCGACGCGCTGGCGGACACCGCGCTCGCCGGGCTGCGCGCCCTAGTCCAGGCCTACGACGACCCGGCCCGCCCCTACATCGCCCGCCCGCGCCCCGCGCTGGCCCCGCGCCACACCGACTACGACCACCTCGCGCGCACCCAGGCCTGGGCGGGGGATGCGTGA
- the tsaE gene encoding tRNA (adenosine(37)-N6)-threonylcarbamoyltransferase complex ATPase subunit type 1 TsaE gives MAALRKRLAAARAPALHRAAPRWEDPVIANARAVVDLPDEAATAALGGRLARVLRAGDVVALRGELGAGKTALARAVIQALPLPDGAPAEEDVPSPTFTLVQTYARRPAPVWHIDLYRLSEPDEVIELGWDEALADGIVLVEWPERAGTLLPAARLDIELADAPAGGRTATLIDIGGWSERLKEVAGDG, from the coding sequence ATGGCGGCGCTTCGCAAGCGTCTTGCCGCGGCGCGGGCACCGGCGCTACACCGTGCCGCGCCAAGGTGGGAGGACCCCGTCATCGCCAACGCGCGCGCCGTCGTTGACCTGCCCGACGAGGCCGCCACCGCCGCGCTCGGCGGGCGGCTGGCACGCGTCCTGCGGGCGGGCGACGTGGTGGCGCTGCGGGGCGAACTGGGCGCGGGGAAGACGGCCCTGGCGCGCGCGGTGATCCAGGCGCTGCCGCTGCCGGACGGGGCACCCGCCGAGGAGGACGTGCCCAGCCCCACCTTCACGCTGGTCCAGACCTACGCGCGCCGGCCGGCGCCCGTGTGGCACATCGACCTCTACCGCCTGAGCGAGCCCGACGAGGTGATCGAGCTGGGCTGGGACGAGGCCCTGGCGGACGGGATCGTGCTTGTGGAATGGCCCGAGCGGGCCGGCACCCTGCTGCCCGCCGCGCGCCTGGACATCGAGCTGGCGGACGCGCCGGCCGGCGGGCGCACGGCGACACTGATCGACATCGGCGGCTGGTCCGAGCGGCTAAAGGAGGTTGCCGGGGATGGCTGA
- a CDS encoding TrkH family potassium uptake protein: MIDLRPVLFVIGILLSVLAAAMLVPAAVDLGYGNPDWQVFLASAAVTVFVGVSLILTTRTGWEGFNIRQAFLMTALAWVAIAFFGALPLVFSRLGLGFTDAVFEAMSGVTTTGSTVMSGLNDAPPGILIWRAGLQWLGGVGIIVVALAVLPVLRVGGMQMFRVEAFDADKVLPRAAQLAAGIAGIYIGLTLLIALGYGAFGMSGFDAIAHAMTSIATGGYGNYDSSFGQWTAPGIHYVGALAMIAGSLPFVQYLRAVRGDVLALARDRQIQWFLGILLAAAAVACLSIWDNGHLPWPDAIRHGLFNVVSLMTGTGYASADFGAWGSFIMVQALILMFIGGCAGSTTCGIKIFRFQIVYAEAQVQVRRLMHPNGVFIPYYNRRPIPDRVAQAVMGFFFVYMMSFAVLAMLLGLLGLDVITAISGAATAISNVGPGLGPVIGPDGNFAPLPDPAKWLLCFGMLLGRLELFTVLVLFAPSFWRG; the protein is encoded by the coding sequence ATGATCGACCTGCGCCCCGTCCTCTTCGTCATCGGCATCCTGTTGTCGGTGCTGGCCGCCGCCATGCTGGTGCCGGCGGCCGTGGACCTGGGCTACGGCAACCCGGACTGGCAGGTCTTTCTCGCCAGCGCGGCCGTGACCGTCTTCGTCGGCGTGTCGCTGATCCTCACCACGCGCACGGGCTGGGAAGGTTTCAACATCCGCCAGGCCTTCCTGATGACGGCGCTGGCGTGGGTCGCGATCGCGTTCTTCGGCGCGCTGCCGCTGGTGTTCTCGCGCCTCGGGCTTGGCTTCACGGACGCTGTGTTCGAGGCGATGTCGGGCGTGACCACCACGGGCTCCACCGTCATGTCGGGGCTGAACGACGCGCCCCCGGGCATCCTGATCTGGCGCGCCGGCCTGCAATGGCTGGGCGGCGTCGGCATCATCGTCGTGGCGCTGGCGGTGCTGCCCGTGCTGCGCGTCGGCGGCATGCAGATGTTCCGCGTGGAAGCCTTCGACGCCGACAAGGTGCTGCCGCGCGCGGCGCAGCTCGCGGCCGGCATCGCCGGCATCTACATCGGGCTGACGCTGCTGATCGCGCTCGGCTACGGCGCCTTCGGGATGAGCGGCTTCGACGCCATCGCCCACGCCATGACCTCGATCGCCACCGGCGGCTACGGCAATTACGACAGTTCGTTCGGGCAGTGGACCGCGCCGGGTATCCACTACGTCGGCGCTCTGGCGATGATCGCGGGGTCGCTGCCGTTCGTGCAGTACCTGCGCGCGGTGCGCGGGGACGTCCTGGCCCTGGCGCGTGACCGCCAGATCCAGTGGTTCCTCGGCATCCTGCTGGCCGCCGCCGCGGTGGCGTGCCTCTCCATCTGGGACAACGGCCACCTGCCGTGGCCCGACGCGATCCGCCACGGGCTGTTCAACGTCGTTTCCCTCATGACGGGGACGGGCTACGCCTCCGCCGATTTCGGCGCGTGGGGCAGCTTCATCATGGTGCAGGCGCTGATCCTGATGTTCATCGGCGGCTGCGCCGGCTCGACCACCTGCGGCATCAAGATCTTTCGATTCCAGATCGTCTACGCCGAAGCGCAGGTGCAGGTGCGCCGGCTGATGCACCCGAACGGCGTCTTCATCCCCTACTACAACCGCCGGCCCATTCCCGACCGCGTCGCCCAGGCGGTGATGGGCTTCTTCTTCGTCTACATGATGAGCTTCGCCGTGCTGGCGATGCTGCTGGGCCTCTTGGGGCTGGACGTCATCACCGCCATCTCCGGCGCAGCGACGGCGATTTCCAACGTCGGCCCCGGTCTGGGCCCGGTGATCGGCCCCGACGGCAACTTCGCGCCCCTGCCCGACCCGGCCAAGTGGCTGCTGTGCTTCGGCATGCTGCTGGGCCGGCTGGAACTGTTCACCGTGCTGGTGCTGTTCGCGCCGAGCTTCTGGCGGGGGTGA
- a CDS encoding nucleotidyltransferase family protein: MKPTTAMVLAAGHGTRMRPLTADTPKPLLPVLGTPLIDWTLDRLAAAGIERVVVNAHHLADLLEQHVSARTRPAITVVREPELLDTGGALVNARAQFGDEPFYVVNGDVLWLDGVTPALTRLANAWKDSHTDAVLLTAPTARAYGYHGAGDLHLDFVGHVAWRHETEVAPFAYAGVQLLHPRLLDGLAAKPFPITDVLRASDRVYGVPHDGLWFHIGTPDDLKRAEAELIDLGFHAPEAA; the protein is encoded by the coding sequence ATGAAGCCGACCACGGCGATGGTGCTCGCGGCCGGGCACGGCACGCGCATGCGCCCGCTGACCGCCGACACGCCCAAGCCGCTGCTGCCCGTGCTGGGCACACCGCTGATCGACTGGACGCTCGACCGCCTCGCCGCGGCCGGGATCGAGCGCGTGGTGGTCAACGCCCACCACCTGGCGGACCTGCTGGAGCAACACGTCAGCGCCCGGACGCGCCCCGCGATCACCGTGGTGCGCGAGCCCGAGCTGCTGGACACCGGCGGCGCGCTGGTGAACGCGCGCGCCCAGTTCGGGGACGAGCCGTTTTACGTCGTCAACGGCGACGTGCTGTGGCTGGACGGCGTGACGCCGGCGCTGACGCGCCTCGCCAACGCGTGGAAGGACAGCCACACCGACGCCGTGCTGCTAACCGCGCCCACGGCGCGGGCCTACGGCTACCACGGCGCGGGCGACCTGCACCTGGACTTCGTCGGCCACGTGGCCTGGCGCCACGAAACCGAGGTCGCGCCCTTCGCCTACGCGGGCGTGCAGCTGCTGCACCCGCGCCTGCTGGACGGCCTCGCCGCCAAGCCCTTCCCCATCACCGACGTCCTGCGCGCCAGCGACCGCGTCTACGGCGTGCCGCACGACGGGCTGTGGTTCCACATCGGCACGCCGGACGACCTGAAGCGGGCGGAAGCCGAGCTGATCGACCTCGGCTTCCACGCGCCCGAGGCGGCCTGA
- a CDS encoding NAD(P)/FAD-dependent oxidoreductase, translating to MSHADAHDSTAHDGALHETDVVIVGAGPVGLFQVFQLGMLRIRAHVVDALPEIGGQCQALYPEKPIYDIPGYPEISASGLVERLATQAAPFKPRYHLGQRVETLEPAVGGWLVGTDAGTRIRCTAVVIAAGAGAFGPKRPPLDDLPVYEQQGPGEGVHYMVGRREDFRGQRLAIAGGGDSALDWTLALADIAEKIYVVHRRDKFRAHPDSVARMRALAEAEDDRVELVVPYQLHALHGDQGRLTGVSVTTLDGAERRLDVDALLPFFGLSSKLGPIAEWGLDLERNRVLVDPSNCATSVGGIYAIGDVATYPGKLKLILCGFSEAALAAHDIHGRVHPDQALHWEYSTNTGVQGF from the coding sequence ATGAGTCACGCCGACGCACACGACAGCACCGCGCACGACGGCGCGCTTCACGAAACCGATGTGGTGATCGTGGGCGCGGGGCCGGTCGGGCTGTTTCAGGTGTTTCAGCTCGGCATGCTGCGCATCCGCGCGCACGTCGTCGACGCCCTGCCGGAGATCGGCGGGCAGTGCCAGGCGCTCTACCCGGAAAAGCCCATCTACGACATCCCCGGCTATCCCGAGATCAGCGCCAGCGGGCTGGTGGAACGCCTCGCCACCCAGGCCGCGCCCTTCAAGCCGCGCTACCACCTGGGTCAGCGCGTGGAGACGCTGGAACCCGCCGTCGGCGGCTGGCTCGTCGGCACGGACGCGGGCACGCGCATCCGCTGCACGGCCGTTGTCATCGCCGCCGGCGCGGGCGCGTTCGGCCCCAAGCGCCCGCCGCTGGACGACCTGCCCGTCTACGAGCAGCAGGGGCCGGGCGAAGGCGTGCACTACATGGTCGGCCGGCGCGAGGACTTCCGCGGCCAGCGCCTCGCCATCGCGGGCGGCGGCGATTCCGCGTTGGACTGGACGCTGGCGCTCGCCGACATTGCGGAGAAGATCTACGTCGTCCACCGGCGCGACAAGTTCCGCGCCCACCCCGACAGCGTCGCCCGCATGCGCGCCCTCGCCGAGGCCGAGGACGACCGCGTCGAACTCGTGGTGCCCTATCAGCTCCACGCCCTGCACGGCGATCAGGGCCGGCTGACGGGCGTGAGCGTCACCACCCTCGACGGCGCGGAACGCCGCCTCGACGTCGACGCGCTGCTCCCCTTCTTCGGGCTGTCCAGCAAGCTCGGCCCCATCGCCGAGTGGGGCCTGGACCTGGAGCGCAACCGCGTGCTCGTGGACCCGTCCAATTGCGCCACCAGCGTCGGCGGCATCTACGCCATCGGCGACGTCGCCACCTATCCCGGCAAGCTCAAGCTCATCCTCTGCGGCTTCTCCGAAGCCGCGCTCGCCGCCCACGACATCCACGGCCGCGTCCACCCCGACCAGGCCCTGCACTGGGAATACTCCACCAACACCGGCGTCCAGGGCTTCTAA